In Chiloscyllium plagiosum isolate BGI_BamShark_2017 unplaced genomic scaffold, ASM401019v2 scaf_14000, whole genome shotgun sequence, the following are encoded in one genomic region:
- the LOC122546987 gene encoding uncharacterized protein LOC122546987 — protein MGNQTSRLTKEKSGKTANGKEIPPDSPLVRKVTLWTDSRRTKDLKKDTMIKYCCFIWTKESIRAPSVVWPEYGSDEDWVCLILNVYVNRKQPFDPEESKYAAAWLAGDGESPTRLYPLIPQTDPRKPQKSWDILTDGAVGNERTGFVVQPLNSGDIRQLRNELPHLLDDPISVGIQLDQFLGPSIYTWAELQAMMRILFNYDEIVMIRNSAMAIWDREHQDGPQRGEQKYPLEDPRWDHKDAGGWANMTDLRSLIIRGIQTCVPKQRNLAKAFEVGQKKDESPSEFLDRLRESMRKYSGLNPDGEIGKGMLKVHFVTKSWPDIQKKLQKVEDWAEKDVAELLRGTQKVYVQRDVIREKQKTKMMVAAVREACKSTGMGEGGYGVERGTSKKSWRGREERRGRSERGGSYGIERPQVAGCYHCGKLGHFKRDCPEFKREREGMYEMEREQMD, from the exons atggGAAATCAGACTTCTAGACTTACTAAGGAGAAGTCAGGGAAGACTGCAAATGGGAAAGAAATACCCCCCGATAGTCCACTAGTTCGGAAGGTAACTCTATGGACGGACAGTCGTAGAACGAAGGACTTAAAGAAAGACACcatgataaaatattgttgttttataTGGACCAAAGAATCTATCCGCGCCCCCTCGGTAGTTTGGCCCGAGTATGGTTCTGATGAAGACTGGGTGTGTCTAATCCTAAATGTATATGTTAACAGAAAACAACCGTTTGACCCAGAAGAGAGCAAATACGCCGCCGCCTGGTTGGCGGGCGACGGCGAGAGTCCCACGCGTCTCTATCCTCTGATTCCCCAAACAGACCCGAGGAAGCCCCAGAAGTCTTGGGACATCCTCACTGACG GTGCCGTTGGGAACGAACGGACCGGGTTCGTAGTACAACCTTTAAATTCTGGGGATATCCGGCAACTCCGTAACGAACTACCCCATCTACTGGACGACCCCATCAGTGTGGGAATACAACTGGACCAATTTCTGGGGCCCAGTATATACACATGGGCTGAACTGCAGGCCATGATGAGAATACTATTTAATTACGATGAAATTGTTATGATCCGGAATAGTGCAATGGCCATTTGGGATAGGGAGCATCAGGACGGCCCTCAGCGTGGAGAGCAGAAGTACCCCTTAGAGGACCCCCGGTGGGATCATAAAGACGCGGGGGGATGGGCCAATATGACAGATCTCAGAAGCCTTATAATCAGGGGGATCCAAACCTGCGTGCCCAAACAGCGGAATTTAGCGAAAGCATTCGAAGTTGGACAGAAAAAGGATGAATCCCCGAGTGAGTTTTTAGACCGTTTGCGGGAGTCCATGCGAAAGTATTCAGGTTTAAACCCCGATGGGGAAATAGGCAAGGGCATGCTTAAGGTGCACTTTGTGACTAAGTCATGGCCTGACATtcagaagaaattacagaaagtggaGGATTGGGCTGAAAAAGATGTTGCAGAATTATTACGGGGAACACAGAAGGTGTACGTTCAGAGGGATGTAATAAGGgagaaacaaaagacaaaaatgaTGGTGGCAGCCGTACGGGAAGCTTGTAAGTCCACCGGAATGGGGGAGGGAGGTTATGGGGTGGAAAGAGGAACGTCGAAGAaaagttggagagggagagaagagagacGGGGCAGAAGTGAGAGAGGAGGATCTTATGGAATTGAGCGGCCTCAGGTGGCCGGATGTTATCATTGCGGGAAACTGGGACACTTCAAAAGGGATTGTCCCGAGTTTAAAAGGGAAAGAGAAGGGATGTATGAAATGGAGCGTGAACAAATGGATTAG